From the Candidatus Peregrinibacteria bacterium genome, the window GAAACAAACGTAAAATTTCTCCTTCCACCTCCCTACTCCCTACTTCCTAATTCCTTATTCCTTATTCCTTATTCCTACTTCTTTGAGATCAGAAAAATAGTGAAAGAAATTTTTAAAAACATGCGTATCACCCATCAGATGAGGAATTCAGAACATACACTTCTTTCGGATGAGGCACTGGTTCTTGCATCACATCAAGACATGAATGCCTTTGGATATCTTGTAGAAAGATATGAAACCTTGCTGCTCAGATATATTATGCGAATTTCCAGTTTTTCCCGGGAAGAAGCGGAAGAGATTCTCCAAGAAATATTTGTAAAAGCATGGAGACATCTCAATGATTTCGATTCATCTCTCAAATTTAAAAGTTGGATATATCGTATCGCTCACAATGAAACAATTTCTGAATTTCGAAAAGCGGAATCGCGTGGGAAAGGAAACGAGATCTCTTGGGACGAAGAGATCCTTGCAGATTTTCCATCAAAAATAGACATCGT encodes:
- a CDS encoding RNA polymerase sigma factor, whose product is MRITHQMRNSEHTLLSDEALVLASHQDMNAFGYLVERYETLLLRYIMRISSFSREEAEEILQEIFVKAWRHLNDFDSSLKFKSWIYRIAHNETISEFRKAESRGKGNEISWDEEILADFPSKIDIVHEVHQKLQSEHIRKVLSLLNEKYRTVLILFFLEEKSYEEISDILQIPTGTVATYIKRGKESLKDLLKKYSDISQ